The following are from one region of the Lentimicrobiaceae bacterium genome:
- a CDS encoding DUF2723 domain-containing protein: MKKFKQLNNIVGWFSFLVALVVYTLTLEPTASWWDCGEYISTAFKLQVGHPPGAPLFQMAGRFFSLFAFGNTQNVAWMINFMSGLVSAFTILFLFWTITHMARKLIVSDSEFSLGQTIAVLGSGLVGALAYTFSDSFWFSAVEGEVYAMSSFFTAVVFWAILKWEEQSDQKHSIRWIVFIAYLVGLSIGVHLLNLLAIPAIAFVYYYKRYKPSTKGVIITAVASVFLLAFIMYVIIPWIVDLAAKFELVFVNSFGLPFNSGTIFYFLFITVALVFGIIYTQKKGKLIANTAILAFTFILIGYSSFLMLVIRANANTPINENNPDDAISLLSYLNREQYGSWPIFYGQYYNAPLNPKDPYADASPIYIRDAASGKYVVTDSRERSIPNYDPAFCTLMPRMYSSQENHIKAYKSWAKIQGIPVQAVNNEGQSETLVKPTFGENLRFLFRYQLGHMYFRYFMWNFAGRQNDIQGHGGINNGNWLSGIGFLDEMRLGKQTDLPESMQSPARNTYYLLPLILGVIGLFFHFNRNYKDGVVVALLFFMTGIAIVLYLNQTPFQPRERDYAYAGSFYAFAIWIGLGVLAIYDFMTRKTKLNQPVAAGIVTVACLALVPSIMASENWDDHNRSNKYAARDFAANYLNSCDKNAVLITNGDNDTFPLWYAQEVEGLRTDVRVVNYMLASGDWYVHQLSRKIYDSEPLKFTLTPAQYNKGVNEYIPFVDRGGGQQYELKEIINFIADETDRSKVPLQNGDKINYFPARRVRLTVDSAKAVANGIVPAYMADSIVPAVEWEIKSNYLIKNDLMLLDFLASNNWERPLYFASPSSVSKVLGIDRYCHQTGIIYKFIPVPAQDYMPGLGGVDTEASYDILMNKCKWGNLNQPGVYVDPESLRNSMMPKQSYMRLAQALLNKGKKTEAIAVADHCLHEFPNNKITFDYYMLPMAEIYYEAGAMKKGNDFVKTIADIYLADLSYYSAVSPEFSNYYQDDQMQAYAVMSRIWQYAEKYGQKALLDELKSKMIIPEDLKDVFK; the protein is encoded by the coding sequence ATGAAAAAATTCAAACAACTTAACAACATTGTCGGATGGTTTAGTTTCCTGGTGGCTCTTGTTGTTTACACGCTGACACTGGAACCTACTGCCAGCTGGTGGGATTGTGGAGAGTACATTTCTACTGCGTTTAAATTACAGGTAGGGCATCCGCCAGGAGCTCCTTTGTTTCAAATGGCGGGCCGCTTCTTTTCGCTGTTCGCTTTTGGTAACACCCAGAATGTAGCCTGGATGATCAATTTTATGTCAGGGCTGGTCAGTGCCTTTACCATTTTGTTCCTTTTCTGGACCATCACCCATATGGCCAGAAAACTGATTGTAAGCGATTCTGAATTTTCACTCGGGCAAACGATTGCAGTGCTGGGCAGTGGACTGGTAGGTGCGCTGGCTTACACTTTCAGTGATTCATTCTGGTTTTCGGCTGTTGAAGGCGAGGTGTATGCCATGTCATCTTTTTTTACTGCCGTGGTTTTTTGGGCCATTCTTAAATGGGAAGAACAATCAGACCAAAAGCATTCCATCCGCTGGATTGTGTTTATTGCATATCTGGTAGGCTTGTCAATAGGGGTTCACCTGCTTAATCTGCTGGCAATTCCTGCTATTGCTTTTGTATATTACTATAAAAGGTATAAACCATCTACCAAAGGGGTGATTATAACAGCTGTTGCATCGGTCTTTTTGCTGGCATTTATTATGTATGTTATCATTCCATGGATTGTTGATTTGGCTGCAAAATTTGAGCTGGTTTTTGTGAACAGTTTCGGATTACCTTTCAATTCAGGAACTATTTTTTATTTCCTCTTTATTACTGTTGCGCTGGTGTTTGGTATTATTTATACCCAAAAGAAAGGCAAGCTTATTGCAAATACGGCTATTCTTGCTTTTACCTTTATTCTGATAGGCTATTCGTCATTTCTGATGCTGGTAATCAGGGCCAATGCCAATACACCTATTAATGAGAATAATCCGGATGATGCCATCAGTTTGCTCTCCTACCTGAATCGTGAACAGTATGGTTCATGGCCTATCTTTTACGGGCAGTATTATAATGCACCATTAAATCCTAAGGATCCTTACGCAGATGCTTCTCCTATTTATATCAGGGACGCTGCCAGCGGTAAATATGTGGTTACTGACTCACGTGAACGATCCATTCCAAACTATGATCCCGCGTTTTGTACTCTGATGCCGCGTATGTACAGCTCACAGGAAAACCATATCAAAGCCTACAAAAGCTGGGCTAAAATTCAGGGAATTCCGGTACAGGCTGTCAATAACGAAGGCCAGTCAGAAACGCTGGTAAAACCAACATTCGGTGAAAACCTCCGCTTCCTGTTCCGTTATCAGTTGGGTCATATGTATTTCCGCTACTTTATGTGGAATTTTGCCGGTCGCCAGAATGATATTCAGGGTCATGGCGGTATCAACAATGGCAACTGGCTGAGCGGGATTGGTTTTCTGGATGAGATGCGTCTTGGCAAACAAACCGATTTGCCCGAAAGCATGCAAAGCCCGGCGCGCAATACCTATTATCTTTTACCTTTGATTTTGGGTGTTATCGGATTGTTTTTCCATTTTAACCGTAACTATAAGGATGGAGTTGTGGTGGCATTGCTCTTTTTTATGACAGGTATTGCCATTGTACTGTATCTGAATCAGACTCCATTTCAGCCTCGTGAGCGAGACTATGCCTATGCGGGTTCATTCTACGCATTTGCCATATGGATTGGACTGGGTGTGCTTGCCATTTATGATTTCATGACACGGAAAACCAAACTTAACCAGCCTGTTGCTGCTGGTATTGTGACCGTAGCTTGTCTGGCTTTGGTCCCTTCCATTATGGCTTCCGAAAACTGGGACGATCACAACAGATCCAACAAATATGCAGCCCGCGATTTTGCTGCCAATTACCTTAACTCCTGCGATAAAAATGCGGTGTTGATTACCAATGGCGATAATGATACTTTCCCGCTCTGGTATGCACAGGAGGTTGAAGGTTTGCGCACTGATGTTCGGGTTGTTAATTATATGCTGGCATCGGGCGATTGGTATGTTCACCAGTTGTCACGTAAAATTTATGACTCGGAACCTTTAAAATTCACGCTTACACCTGCGCAGTATAACAAGGGCGTAAATGAATATATTCCTTTTGTTGACAGGGGTGGCGGACAGCAATATGAATTGAAGGAAATTATCAATTTTATTGCAGATGAAACTGATAGAAGCAAAGTTCCTTTACAGAATGGAGACAAAATCAATTATTTCCCTGCCCGCAGGGTAAGGCTAACGGTTGATTCTGCAAAAGCAGTGGCTAATGGAATCGTTCCTGCCTATATGGCCGATAGTATTGTTCCCGCTGTGGAATGGGAAATTAAGTCAAATTATTTAATTAAAAATGATTTGATGTTACTTGATTTCCTGGCCAGCAATAACTGGGAGCGTCCTCTTTATTTTGCCAGTCCTTCAAGTGTGAGTAAGGTGCTTGGTATCGACAGGTATTGTCATCAAACCGGAATTATTTACAAGTTTATTCCAGTGCCTGCTCAGGATTATATGCCTGGTTTGGGAGGAGTAGACACCGAAGCTTCCTACGATATTCTGATGAATAAATGCAAATGGGGTAATCTGAATCAACCCGGCGTTTATGTTGACCCGGAAAGTTTGCGCAACTCAATGATGCCTAAGCAAAGTTATATGCGTTTGGCTCAGGCTTTGCTTAATAAAGGCAAAAAAACCGAAGCAATTGCAGTTGCAGATCACTGTTTGCATGAATT